The stretch of DNA AGAGTTTCTTTGCTGcctaaagaaatattatttgaaaatttattgaatttctcagagaattttcattaggaataaaagaaatcttttttgaaCTGCTTACAATAACAATGGGAAGATCTGCCTTTTCATCCTTATCTACGAGACTCTCAACATTCTGAATTTTTGTCCATCCAATGTGAATTGCAATGATTGAGGGAATCATAACAATTGTCACCATGTACTTGTTCACGAATTGTTTCAAAGACATCCTGCGGGAATACTTGAACTCCTGATAAAATCTCTATAAGAACTTCTCCGGGAAAAGCAGCTGATCAAAACAACTTGAGAATTTGAGGTTATACCTTCGCAGGCTATTCCCGGCATACTTTGAGCCTATTCAAAGCTCCAGCGAAAGCTAATTCGGatgaattcaaataaaattcgttaaaaaacgaatggcaaaatcaattta from Lutzomyia longipalpis isolate SR_M1_2022 chromosome 1, ASM2433408v1 encodes:
- the LOC129787835 gene encoding uncharacterized protein LOC129787835, whose amino-acid sequence is MSLKQFVNKYMVTIVMIPSIIAIHIGWTKIQNVESLVDKDEKADLPIVIAAKKLYNDYISKPQDEQKEKDR